The Arachis ipaensis cultivar K30076 chromosome B03, Araip1.1, whole genome shotgun sequence region cagaataagcatccatgaagctcagataccgatATCCCGCCGCCGCGTCGACGAGCGCATCAATGTTGGgtagggggtagcagtccttgaGGCATGCTTTGTTAAGATTGGAGTAATCCACACATATCCTCCATTTTCCATTGTGCTTTCTCACTAGAACTACATTCGACAACCAGGTTGAGTAGTCGAGCTCCCGTATAAATCCCTCTTCGAGGAGGCTGGTcgtctgcctggccacctcctctgctcTTTCATGTGACATCTTTCTTCTCCTCTGAACTACCGGTTTGGCCTCCGTCTTGACGGCCAAGTGGTGTGACATGAGTTGGGGGTCTATCCCCGGCATGTCAGCTGGCGTCCAAGCAAACAGGCCGCCGttagccctgatcatttccattaGAGGTTCCTTTAGGTCGTGTGGGAGGTTTCTGTTCACGAAGGTGAACTTCTCCTCTGTGTCACCGACTCTGAATTTCTTTAAGTTTCCCTCCGGCTCGGGTCTGGGTTTGTCTTCGACTCTAGCGTCTAGGTTGGCAAGGAATACTCCTGATGCTTCCTTGGACTTCTTCCTTAATGAGAGACTGGCATTATCGCAAGCGACTACCGTTTCCAAGTCCCTTTTATGGATCCCACGAATCCATCATCAGCGATAAACTTCATTACCAGCATCTTCGTACTGACCACCGCCCCGAGATCGTTGATGGTCTTTCTCCctaggatgatgttgtaggccgTAGAGTCTCGCAGAACCACGAACTCAGCCATTACCGATCTTCGCCCTTGTCCAAGTCCTACAAATATCGGCAGGGAGATTATCCCATCTGGTTTGATGAAGTGGTCGCCTAAGCCTAcaacaccgtgctggtgggtcttTAGGTCGTCATCCCGTAGACCCAAGGCATCGAACCCATTGCGGAACATGATATTCGAGTCGGCCTCGGTGTCTACGAGGATCCGCTTGATGAGGCCGGTTCCCActctggccgtgatgaccatgggggggCTTTCCGCGACCTCATCAAACCACTGGTCTTCCAGACCGAACGAGATGGGTGGAAACCTCCTAGAGCTTTGCGCGGAGGAGGAAACCGCCAAGACTTTGGTGTCTTTCTTGTGTGCCGACTTCGACCTAGGGGCGGCGTCTCTTGCCGTTACCACGTTCACTATGGTAAGGCCGTGTTCGTTGTCCTCCGTCTCGTGACGTCGCTTCACCGCGCGGGTCTTGTCCTCTCCTTTGCGGTCGCGATTACGTCTCCTTGGTTCCCTAATGAGGTGGGAGAATTCGGCCAGTTTCCCGTTCTGGGTCGCTTGTTCTAACGCGTCCTTCAGGTCGAAGCAATCCTGCATCTTATGTCCGTAGCCCTTGTGATAATCACAATAGAGGCTCTTGCTCCCCCTGGTTTGGTTCTTTAGGGACCGGGGCTTCGACAAAATTTCCTTCTCGGCTATCTGCTGATAAACTTCCATGATAGGGGCGGTGAGGGGGGTGTAATTGGTGAACTTCCCGACCCGAGGGAACGGCCTGGATGTCTTTCCTGGACCACCGTCTCTGGCATGCTCCTTCTGCCTTTCTCCACCCCGTGCTACCGAGGTTTATTGTAGGaaggctgccgtttattggcagccacgactTGACTAACTTCTTCATCGTTGATGTATTCCCTGGCTACGCTTTGGATCTCCTACATCATCCACACCGATTTCGTGGTGAGATGCTTCCTGAAGTCCTCGTTCAGGAGTCCATTCATCAAACATAGGCTAGTGATGCGGGCGGAAATTGgcaagttaagaatgattataaaatatgcgttgcaagtatagttctcaaccaaccagaaatccgcttatcaatttagaagggtgtcacagaaattaaaattaaaatactgggagtatgaatcccaggtcgtctcccaacgagttgcagaaaagtgtgctattttattaatcagatgttttcaaaaaggtttgagttgaatggcagaaaattaaattagagaatttatatgaatttaaataaaagccttgactgggagttgattagctagaagccctattcttgttggagtactctcaagattaattgacaattgggggttattatgtttagttgtcccttactaagtaagggaaagttaaactagttggaatgctgtttctatccacaggttccaatccgctcttgggaggattggtgttaatgaccagagagcaatccaacaataaacccaattacaatctttctcttgagcatcccaactcaaaggttcctttccatcaactccccatcaagttagggaactactcgctcattgtaaatttaaaattcataacataagaaagggaattaaaaaaagacatgataaataatgattaaAGGGTTaatcaaaaataaaagtaattcttgtattaataaatgctaaaataatccaatagtaaaattaagtaaattaaggaacatggaagagtaagagacaagtaaagagaacgaactagaatgtcgaagtcttgatgaggcaataactcttctcaatatcccaatgcaaaaacaatgaaaataacaaatcctaaaaactatgaatgtgtagagagaaaacctagaggagagaaaaactagatctaaaaaaaaactaaaactatgcggaatgaatgttgttgttagtttttgcatgttctttggctctagtctgcttttctgggccgaaaactgggtcaaaataaggcccaaaatcgcccccagcgattctgcagattatgcagatcgcgcatgtcacgcggacgcgtcattcaggcgaacgcgtcattcggcgtttcgctttaccacgcgggcgcgtcgtccacgcctccgcgtcacttgtgcagtttccaattcgcgcggtcgcgtcatccatgtggccgcgtcattgcgatttcctctcttccgcgcggtcgcgtcatccatgcggccgcgtcgcttctcgctggtcatctcctcaatttcttgtgttccttccatttttttgcaagcttcctttccaatctctaactcattcatgccctataaagcctgaaacacttaacacacagatcacggcatcggatggaataaaggagaaataaaatacataattaaaagtctctaggaagtaagttttcaatcatgcaataactttaggaaggaattataaatgcatgcttatttaatgaataagtgggtaaagaacatgataaaaccacacaattaaacacaatataaaccataaaatagtggtttatcagctagCTACCGAATCAGTTAGCCCGTCGATCTCTAAGCACTCGTCGTTGAACCGACCTAGATATTTCCTGGTCGGCTCATCGGATCTCTGAGTTACGCCGAGAAAATTGATCGGGTGCTTTGCCTTTGCGGCTAATATCCGAAAACTTGGccaccgagccctgcgggagactgttaaaccaccgtattgcaggtcccgccagagtgaccgggaaagcgcggcaccttacctcgtctcccactccctccaggttcattctggcctcgaaggccgtaaaGTGCTCATGCGGGTCTTGGgttccgtcgtacctcatgtccgtcggCTTGTCAAAGTGCTTTGGTAGCCGGACCTCGAAGATGGAACGATGAAACGAGGT contains the following coding sequences:
- the LOC107632713 gene encoding uncharacterized protein LOC107632713, with protein sequence MEVYQQIAEKEILSKPRSLKNQTRGSKSLYCDYHKGYGHKMQDCFDLKDALEQATQNGKLAEFSHLIREPRRRNRDRKGEDKTRAVKRRHETEDNEHGLTIVNVVTARDAAPRSKSAHKKDTKVLAVSSSAQSSRRFPPISFGLEDQWFDEVAESPPMVITARVGTGLIKRILVDTEADSNIMFRNGFDALGLRDDDLKTHQHGVVGLGDHFIKPDGIISLPIFVGLGQGRRSVMAEFVVLRDSTAYNIILGRKTINDLGAVVSTKMLVMKFIADDGFVGSIKGTWKR